A part of Myxococcus landrumus genomic DNA contains:
- a CDS encoding 50S ribosomal protein L23, with product MNLSDVIKGPLITEKLDKAREKFRQYSFIVDRKATKHDVARAVETLFKVTVEGVRTNIVRGKIKRVGRSIGKRPNFKKAVVTLKEGDSIELFEGGAA from the coding sequence ATGAATCTCAGCGACGTCATCAAGGGCCCGCTCATCACCGAGAAGCTGGACAAGGCCCGCGAGAAGTTTCGGCAGTACTCGTTCATCGTTGACCGCAAGGCCACCAAGCATGACGTGGCTCGCGCGGTGGAGACGCTCTTCAAGGTCACCGTCGAGGGTGTTCGTACGAACATCGTCCGCGGCAAGATCAAGCGCGTGGGTCGGAGCATCGGCAAGCGGCCCAACTTCAAGAAGGCGGTCGTCACCCTCAAGGAAGGCGACTCGATCGAACTCTTCGAGGGAGGGGCGGCCTGA
- the rplB gene encoding 50S ribosomal protein L2, protein MGIKKYKPTSAARRLMTVSDFADITKDAPEKKLTEPLKRSGGRNVHGHITRRHQGGGHKRRYRVIDFKRRDKDGVPAKVTAVEYDPNRTANIALLTYADGEKRYILAPVGLNVGDTLFAGENADIRPGNSLPLQNIPVGTVIHNVELKPGRGAQVIRSAGTSGQLMAKEGRYAQVRMPSGTVRMVLIECRATVGQVGNIEHEIIRIGKAGKSRWLGIRPTVRGLAMNPVDHPHGGGEGKSGQGNPHPVSPWGKKTKGLTTRTNKRTDKFIVSGRRQGARSQ, encoded by the coding sequence ATGGGCATCAAGAAGTACAAGCCGACAAGCGCCGCCCGCCGTCTGATGACGGTGTCCGATTTCGCGGACATCACCAAGGACGCGCCCGAGAAGAAGCTGACCGAGCCGCTGAAGCGCTCGGGCGGCCGTAACGTCCACGGGCACATCACCCGCCGCCACCAGGGCGGTGGTCACAAGCGCCGTTACCGCGTCATCGACTTCAAGCGTCGTGACAAGGACGGCGTGCCGGCCAAGGTCACCGCGGTGGAGTACGACCCGAACCGCACCGCCAACATCGCTCTGCTGACGTACGCGGACGGTGAGAAGCGCTACATCCTGGCTCCTGTGGGCCTGAATGTGGGTGACACGCTGTTCGCCGGCGAGAACGCGGACATCCGTCCGGGCAACTCCCTGCCGCTGCAGAACATCCCGGTGGGTACGGTCATCCACAACGTGGAGCTGAAGCCGGGCCGTGGCGCCCAGGTCATCCGCTCCGCGGGCACGTCTGGCCAGTTGATGGCGAAGGAGGGCCGCTACGCTCAGGTGCGTATGCCTTCTGGCACCGTCCGCATGGTTCTGATTGAGTGCCGCGCCACCGTGGGCCAAGTGGGTAACATCGAGCACGAGATCATCCGCATCGGCAAGGCGGGTAAGAGCCGTTGGCTGGGCATCCGCCCGACGGTTCGTGGTCTCGCGATGAACCCCGTGGACCACCCGCACGGTGGTGGTGAGGGTAAGTCCGGCCAGGGCAACCCGCACCCGGTGTCGCCTTGGGGCAAGAAGACCAAGGGCCTCACCACGCGTACCAACAAGCGTACTGACAAGTTCATTGTGAGCGGCCGCCGCCAGGGCGCGCGCAGCCAGTAA
- the rpsS gene encoding 30S ribosomal protein S19, which translates to MARSIKKGPFVDDFLVKRIEDMIKTNKKTVVKTWSRRSTILPEFVGHTFAVHNGKKFIPVFVTENMVGHKLGEFAPTRTFGGHSAEKKVAKAPGK; encoded by the coding sequence ATGGCTCGTTCGATCAAGAAGGGTCCGTTCGTCGACGACTTCCTCGTGAAGAGAATCGAGGACATGATCAAGACGAACAAGAAGACTGTCGTGAAGACGTGGTCCCGCCGCTCCACCATCCTTCCGGAGTTCGTGGGTCACACCTTCGCGGTGCACAACGGGAAGAAGTTCATCCCGGTGTTCGTCACGGAGAACATGGTCGGCCACAAGCTCGGCGAGTTCGCCCCGACGCGTACGTTCGGTGGACACTCGGCGGAGAAGAAGGTCGCCAAGGCCCCGGGCAAGTAG
- the rplV gene encoding 50S ribosomal protein L22: protein MESTAHLRFLRMSPRKLSTVAALIRGKPVEAALNILKFTPRAAALPVEKLIKSAVANATDKSKGQVDVDTLYVKTISVDQGPTQRRFMPRAMGRATPIKKKTAHVHVVLAEAKK from the coding sequence ATGGAGTCGACTGCACATCTGCGTTTCCTGCGCATGAGCCCCCGCAAGCTGTCCACCGTTGCGGCGCTCATCCGGGGCAAGCCCGTTGAGGCGGCCCTCAACATCCTGAAGTTCACCCCGCGCGCCGCGGCCCTCCCGGTGGAGAAGCTCATCAAGAGCGCCGTGGCCAACGCGACGGACAAGTCCAAGGGACAGGTCGACGTGGACACGCTCTACGTCAAGACCATCTCGGTGGACCAGGGTCCCACCCAGCGCCGGTTCATGCCGCGCGCCATGGGTCGGGCCACCCCCATCAAGAAGAAGACCGCCCACGTCCACGTGGTGCTGGCCGAGGCCAAGAAGTAG
- the rpsC gene encoding 30S ribosomal protein S3, whose amino-acid sequence MGQKVHPIGFRLGVIKTWDSKWFEHKNYAQWLHEDIRIREFVKKSLNHAGVSKVEIERAANKVKVNVHTARPGIVIGKRGAGIETVKKDLQQFTKNEVFLNIVEVRKAETDAQLVAENIATQLERRIAFRRAMKKALQTAMKFGAKGIRVACSGRLGGAEMARYEWYREGRVPLHTLRADIDYGFAEAKTTYGKIGCKVWVCKGEVLPGKGGQAPMPSNR is encoded by the coding sequence TTGGGACAGAAAGTTCATCCGATCGGGTTCCGGCTTGGCGTCATCAAGACCTGGGACTCCAAGTGGTTCGAGCACAAGAACTACGCGCAGTGGCTCCATGAAGACATCCGCATCCGCGAGTTCGTGAAGAAGTCGCTGAACCACGCGGGCGTGTCCAAGGTGGAGATCGAGCGCGCCGCAAACAAGGTGAAGGTCAACGTCCACACCGCGCGCCCGGGTATCGTCATCGGCAAGCGCGGCGCGGGCATCGAGACGGTGAAGAAGGACCTCCAGCAGTTCACGAAGAACGAGGTCTTCCTCAACATCGTCGAGGTCCGCAAGGCGGAGACCGACGCGCAGCTCGTGGCGGAGAACATCGCCACGCAGCTCGAGCGTCGCATTGCCTTCCGCCGCGCCATGAAGAAGGCGCTGCAGACGGCGATGAAGTTCGGAGCCAAGGGCATCCGCGTGGCCTGCTCGGGCCGCCTGGGTGGCGCCGAGATGGCTCGCTACGAGTGGTACCGCGAGGGCCGCGTGCCCCTGCACACCCTCCGCGCGGACATCGACTATGGCTTCGCCGAGGCCAAGACGACCTACGGCAAGATTGGCTGCAAGGTCTGGGTCTGCAAGGGCGAGGTTCTCCCGGGCAAGGGTGGCCAGGCCCCCATGCCTTCCAACCGGTAA
- the rplP gene encoding 50S ribosomal protein L16 — MLQPARTKYRKMHKGRTPGAAHRGSDLTYGEFGLMSLQPGWITSRQIEAARIAMTRHVKRGGKIWIRIFPDKPITKKPAETRMGTGKGGVEYYVAVVKPGRILYEMEGMTKEVATGALKLAQAKLPVLTKIVTRSELSL; from the coding sequence ATGCTTCAGCCTGCACGTACGAAGTACCGAAAGATGCACAAGGGCCGCACGCCCGGCGCCGCGCACCGTGGCAGCGACTTGACCTACGGTGAGTTCGGTCTGATGAGCCTTCAGCCGGGTTGGATTACGTCTCGGCAGATCGAGGCGGCCCGTATCGCGATGACCCGTCACGTGAAGCGTGGCGGCAAGATCTGGATCCGTATTTTCCCGGACAAGCCCATCACCAAGAAGCCCGCTGAGACCCGAATGGGTACCGGCAAGGGCGGCGTGGAGTACTACGTCGCGGTGGTGAAGCCCGGCCGTATCCTCTACGAGATGGAGGGTATGACGAAGGAAGTGGCTACCGGGGCGCTGAAGCTGGCGCAGGCGAAGCTGCCGGTGCTGACGAAGATCGTGACTCGCTCGGAGCTCAGCCTCTAG
- the rpmC gene encoding 50S ribosomal protein L29: protein MEIAMATAKELRELSADDLQRRATELRETLFQDQLKRRTGSLDNPSERTLHRRDLARVLMVLGEKKKAAKA from the coding sequence GTGGAGATTGCAATGGCGACTGCGAAGGAACTGAGGGAGCTGTCGGCGGACGACCTGCAGCGGCGGGCGACGGAACTGCGTGAGACGCTGTTCCAGGACCAGCTCAAGCGGAGGACGGGCTCGCTGGACAACCCGTCGGAGCGGACCCTGCACCGGCGTGACCTGGCTCGGGTGCTGATGGTGCTCGGCGAGAAGAAGAAGGCGGCGAAGGCGTAG
- the rpsQ gene encoding 30S ribosomal protein S17 — MREQMAETTEAPKAETSTRGRPKTRVGIVTSNKMQKTVVVTVQRRAPHPKYGKIMSLREKYKAHVEDHDYPKKVTINEGDRVRIAETKPASKDKRWRVVEVLEKSKNV; from the coding sequence GTGAGAGAACAGATGGCTGAGACGACTGAAGCGCCCAAGGCAGAGACCTCGACCCGCGGCCGTCCCAAGACGCGCGTGGGAATCGTCACCTCCAACAAGATGCAGAAGACGGTGGTGGTCACCGTTCAGCGCCGGGCTCCCCACCCGAAGTACGGGAAGATCATGAGCCTGCGCGAGAAGTACAAGGCGCACGTGGAGGACCACGACTACCCGAAGAAGGTCACGATCAACGAGGGTGACCGGGTCCGGATCGCTGAGACCAAGCCCGCCTCGAAGGACAAGCGGTGGCGCGTGGTTGAGGTGCTGGAGAAGAGCAAGAACGTCTAG